Proteins found in one Magnolia sinica isolate HGM2019 chromosome 5, MsV1, whole genome shotgun sequence genomic segment:
- the LOC131245444 gene encoding uncharacterized protein LOC131245444, giving the protein MVSKGIKRTPTKPTKDRRSSSGCRRKTPLKSVAKASAIVVSSINRSIYTCRRRLLKIFTKLTIIGTPKRRKDGFRLLKKAFGEKGPAPACPIPQKPLPPSAYPEKKTVFLDLDETLIHSKADPPPEKYDFVVRPMIDGEILNFYVLKRPGVDKLLEEISKSFEIVVFTAGLEEYASLVLDRLDPKGMISHRLYRDSCKEMEGKFIKDLSELGRDLKRAVIVDDNPNAYVFQPGNAVRVNPFIDDLGDQELERVMKFLEIADCFEDMRDAVAYYLSEGES; this is encoded by the coding sequence ATGGTCTCCAAAGGCATCAAGAGAACTCCCACAAAACCCACCAAAGATCGCCGCAGCAGCAGCGGATGCCGGAGAAAGACGCCCCTCAAGAGCGTCGCCAAAGCCTCTGCGATCGTCGTCTCGTCGATCAACAGATCGATCTACACATGCCGACGACGTCTTCTCAAAATCTTCACGAAACTCACCATCATCGGCACGCCGAAGCGCCGGAAAGATGGATTTCGGCTCTTGAAGAAGGCCTTCGGGGAGAAAGGGCCGGCCCCGGCTTGTCCGATTCCCCAAAAGCCACTCCCTCCATCGGCGTACCCCGAGAAGAAGACGGTCTTTCTAGACCTCGACGAGACGCTCATCCACTCCAAAGCCGACCCACCACCCGAAAAGTACGATTTCGTCGTGCGTCCCATGATAGACGGCGAGATCTTGAATTTCTACGTCTTGAAGCGGCCCGGGGTCGACAAGCTGCTGGAAGAGATCAGCAAGAGTTTCGAGATTGTGGTGTTCACGGCAGGATTGGAGGAATACGCGTCTTTGGTGCTCGACCGGCTCGATCCGAAAGGAATGATTTCTCACCGACTGTACCGTGATTCGTGCAAAGAGATGGAAGGGAAATTCATCAAGGATTTGTCGGAATTGGGGAGGGATTTGAAACGGGCTGTGATTGTCGATGATAATCCAAACGCTTATGTGTTTCAGCCGGGAAATGCAGTGCGGGTGAATCCATTCATCGACGATCTTGGAGATCAAGAGCTCGAAAGGGTGATGAAATTCCTCGAAATTGCAGATTGTTTTGAAGATATGAGAGATGCCGTAGCGTATTATCTTTCAGAAGGGGAATCATAA